A stretch of the Notamacropus eugenii isolate mMacEug1 chromosome 2, mMacEug1.pri_v2, whole genome shotgun sequence genome encodes the following:
- the MRPL10 gene encoding large ribosomal subunit protein uL10m isoform X1 has product MAVSVFGTLGRRLRPRAGQLPTIQTVRHGSKAVTRHFRVMHFERQKLMALTQYIPPKPAIPPCCLPPPTKPPSEELGLNRLLRREVTEVFRKNRMIAVCQNVALSAEDKLLVRHQLWKHNISVKVFPNSILKPFLEESKYQNLLPLFVGHNMLLVSSEPKAKEMLRVLKSVPVLPLLGGCIDDTILSYQGFLNYSKLPSQSLIQGELLGGLTILPSQTHSLLQHQPLQLTALLDQYIKQQHKNDSEVSSNGEPAASDPGTDT; this is encoded by the exons ATGGCGGTGTCCGTGTTTGGAACCCTGGGCCGCCGGCTCCGTCCCCGAGCTG GCCAGCTGCCCACCATCCAGACTGTTCGCCATGGCTCCAAGGCTGTCACTCGACATTTTCGTGTTATGCACTTTGAGCGACAGAAGCTGATGGCACTGACCCAGTATATCCCCCCCAAGCCTGCCATTCCCCCATGTTGTCTGCCCCCTCCTACCAAACCACCTTCGGAG GAATTGGGCTTGAATCGACTGCTCCGGAGGGAGGTGAcagaagttttcagaaaaaaccGAATGATTGCTGTGTGTCAGAATGTGGCCCTGAGTGCTGAGGACAAGCTTCTTGTCAGGCACCAGCTTTGGAAGCACAACATCTCTGTGAAAGTTTTTCCCAATTCA ATCTTGAAGCCCTTCCTGGAGGAATCCAAGTACCAAAATCTGCTGCCTCTCTTTGTTGGGCATAACATGCTGCTGGTGAGCTCAGAACCCAAGGCCAAGGAGATGCTTCGGGTATTGAAGAGCGTGCCTGTCCTACCACTACTTG GTGGCTGCATTGATGACACCATCCTCAGCTATCAAGGTTTCCTCAACTACTCCAAACTGCCCTCTCAGTCTTTGATACAAGGGGAGCTGCTGGGGGGCCTGACCATCCTGCCATCTCAGACCCACTCCCTCCTACAGCACCAGCCCCTTCAGCTGACTGCCTTGTTGGATCAGTACAtcaaacagcagcacaaaaatgACAGTGAAGTGTCCAGCAATGGAGAGCCAGCTGCCTCTGACCCTGGAACAGACACTTAA
- the MRPL10 gene encoding large ribosomal subunit protein uL10m isoform X2, whose protein sequence is MRVIRGQLPTIQTVRHGSKAVTRHFRVMHFERQKLMALTQYIPPKPAIPPCCLPPPTKPPSEELGLNRLLRREVTEVFRKNRMIAVCQNVALSAEDKLLVRHQLWKHNISVKVFPNSILKPFLEESKYQNLLPLFVGHNMLLVSSEPKAKEMLRVLKSVPVLPLLGGCIDDTILSYQGFLNYSKLPSQSLIQGELLGGLTILPSQTHSLLQHQPLQLTALLDQYIKQQHKNDSEVSSNGEPAASDPGTDT, encoded by the exons ATGAGGGTAATAAGAG GCCAGCTGCCCACCATCCAGACTGTTCGCCATGGCTCCAAGGCTGTCACTCGACATTTTCGTGTTATGCACTTTGAGCGACAGAAGCTGATGGCACTGACCCAGTATATCCCCCCCAAGCCTGCCATTCCCCCATGTTGTCTGCCCCCTCCTACCAAACCACCTTCGGAG GAATTGGGCTTGAATCGACTGCTCCGGAGGGAGGTGAcagaagttttcagaaaaaaccGAATGATTGCTGTGTGTCAGAATGTGGCCCTGAGTGCTGAGGACAAGCTTCTTGTCAGGCACCAGCTTTGGAAGCACAACATCTCTGTGAAAGTTTTTCCCAATTCA ATCTTGAAGCCCTTCCTGGAGGAATCCAAGTACCAAAATCTGCTGCCTCTCTTTGTTGGGCATAACATGCTGCTGGTGAGCTCAGAACCCAAGGCCAAGGAGATGCTTCGGGTATTGAAGAGCGTGCCTGTCCTACCACTACTTG GTGGCTGCATTGATGACACCATCCTCAGCTATCAAGGTTTCCTCAACTACTCCAAACTGCCCTCTCAGTCTTTGATACAAGGGGAGCTGCTGGGGGGCCTGACCATCCTGCCATCTCAGACCCACTCCCTCCTACAGCACCAGCCCCTTCAGCTGACTGCCTTGTTGGATCAGTACAtcaaacagcagcacaaaaatgACAGTGAAGTGTCCAGCAATGGAGAGCCAGCTGCCTCTGACCCTGGAACAGACACTTAA
- the MRPL10 gene encoding large ribosomal subunit protein uL10m isoform X3, protein MHFERQKLMALTQYIPPKPAIPPCCLPPPTKPPSEELGLNRLLRREVTEVFRKNRMIAVCQNVALSAEDKLLVRHQLWKHNISVKVFPNSILKPFLEESKYQNLLPLFVGHNMLLVSSEPKAKEMLRVLKSVPVLPLLGGCIDDTILSYQGFLNYSKLPSQSLIQGELLGGLTILPSQTHSLLQHQPLQLTALLDQYIKQQHKNDSEVSSNGEPAASDPGTDT, encoded by the exons ATGCACTTTGAGCGACAGAAGCTGATGGCACTGACCCAGTATATCCCCCCCAAGCCTGCCATTCCCCCATGTTGTCTGCCCCCTCCTACCAAACCACCTTCGGAG GAATTGGGCTTGAATCGACTGCTCCGGAGGGAGGTGAcagaagttttcagaaaaaaccGAATGATTGCTGTGTGTCAGAATGTGGCCCTGAGTGCTGAGGACAAGCTTCTTGTCAGGCACCAGCTTTGGAAGCACAACATCTCTGTGAAAGTTTTTCCCAATTCA ATCTTGAAGCCCTTCCTGGAGGAATCCAAGTACCAAAATCTGCTGCCTCTCTTTGTTGGGCATAACATGCTGCTGGTGAGCTCAGAACCCAAGGCCAAGGAGATGCTTCGGGTATTGAAGAGCGTGCCTGTCCTACCACTACTTG GTGGCTGCATTGATGACACCATCCTCAGCTATCAAGGTTTCCTCAACTACTCCAAACTGCCCTCTCAGTCTTTGATACAAGGGGAGCTGCTGGGGGGCCTGACCATCCTGCCATCTCAGACCCACTCCCTCCTACAGCACCAGCCCCTTCAGCTGACTGCCTTGTTGGATCAGTACAtcaaacagcagcacaaaaatgACAGTGAAGTGTCCAGCAATGGAGAGCCAGCTGCCTCTGACCCTGGAACAGACACTTAA